Proteins encoded together in one Tenuifilum sp. 4138str window:
- the rlmD gene encoding 23S rRNA (uracil(1939)-C(5))-methyltransferase RlmD, giving the protein MGRRSKPLLEQILIEDIAAEGKAIGKADNKVVFVPFAVPGDVVDIQVTNNRKNFMEGHVVKWHKHSPNRIEPFCSHFGLCGGCKWQNLPYEEQLKFKQKQVTDQLKRIGKLELPAILPIIGSKNITHYRNKLEFTFSDSRWLTREEIEQAGEIERVPALGYHIPGRFDKVFDVSNCYLQPEPSNSIRLAVRNYAIKHGIPFLNLYTKQGLLRNLIIRTASTGEVMAILSVTRYNNEVQELLEYMRISFPQITSLMYVENSKLNETISDLEVKLFAGKDHITEVMEDLKFRVGPKSFYQTNSEQALALYRVARSFAQLSGSELVYDLYTGTGTIANFVARNAKKVVGIEYVPEAIDDARINSKLNGITNTIFFAGDIKDLLSDKFMDEHGKPDVVILDPPRAGIHPDVAKALVAVQPVRIVYVSCNPATQARDIALMSDIYKVSRIQPVDMFPQTHHVENVVLLEKR; this is encoded by the coding sequence GTGGGACGAAGAAGTAAGCCTCTGCTTGAGCAAATCCTGATTGAGGATATTGCTGCCGAAGGGAAAGCCATTGGAAAAGCCGATAACAAAGTTGTTTTTGTGCCTTTTGCCGTACCCGGCGATGTGGTTGACATACAGGTTACCAACAACCGAAAAAACTTCATGGAAGGGCACGTGGTTAAGTGGCACAAGCATTCACCTAACCGTATTGAACCCTTTTGTTCTCATTTTGGCCTTTGCGGTGGTTGCAAATGGCAAAACCTACCCTATGAGGAACAGCTAAAATTTAAGCAGAAACAGGTAACCGACCAGCTAAAACGCATTGGGAAACTTGAATTACCAGCTATATTGCCAATAATTGGATCAAAAAATATTACCCACTACCGTAATAAGCTGGAATTCACTTTTTCCGATAGCCGTTGGTTGACTCGCGAGGAAATTGAGCAGGCTGGCGAGATAGAAAGGGTTCCTGCACTGGGATACCATATTCCTGGTAGGTTCGACAAGGTTTTTGATGTAAGCAACTGTTACCTTCAACCCGAACCATCCAACTCAATCAGGCTGGCCGTTAGGAATTATGCTATCAAGCATGGAATTCCTTTCCTTAACCTTTACACCAAACAAGGGTTACTGAGGAATCTGATTATTCGCACAGCAAGCACAGGTGAGGTAATGGCAATCCTATCGGTAACCCGATACAATAATGAGGTTCAGGAATTGCTGGAGTACATGCGTATCAGTTTCCCTCAAATTACCTCGCTGATGTACGTTGAAAATAGCAAGCTAAACGAAACCATAAGCGATTTGGAGGTTAAACTCTTTGCGGGTAAGGATCATATTACAGAGGTGATGGAGGATTTAAAGTTCAGGGTTGGACCTAAATCGTTCTATCAAACCAACTCGGAGCAGGCACTAGCGCTATACAGGGTTGCCCGCAGCTTTGCTCAACTTTCAGGTAGTGAACTGGTTTACGATTTGTACACAGGTACAGGTACTATTGCCAACTTTGTGGCCAGGAATGCCAAAAAGGTTGTGGGTATAGAGTATGTGCCTGAAGCTATTGATGATGCCCGAATCAACTCGAAGCTAAATGGAATTACAAACACAATTTTCTTTGCCGGCGATATAAAAGATTTGCTTAGCGATAAATTCATGGACGAGCATGGCAAACCCGATGTGGTAATACTTGATCCACCCCGTGCAGGAATCCACCCTGATGTGGCTAAAGCGCTGGTGGCTGTTCAGCCAGTTCGTATTGTTTATGTTAGCTGCAACCCAGCCACCCAGGCGCGTGATATTGCCCTAATGTCTGACATTTACAAGGTATCCCGTATTCAACCTGTTGATATGTTCCCTCAAACCCACCACGTGGAGAATGTGGTGCTTCTGGAGAAGCGCTAA
- a CDS encoding metal-dependent hydrolase, whose protein sequence is MDSLTHALTGAIIGHALGNGKLGTKAMVIGAIAANIPDFDAAFTPFFDPVEAMYIHRGFSHSLLLMFIGSAFLGYLLNRYYKSRHPFGFWWLLVLIPWLSHLLMDIFNTYGTGILEPFSSVRISFDAMAIIDINLLVILVLTLAALLFLREKSRFQKRFIALLWLSVVLLYFLLNVYIKLSLEREVRDRLTTAGIDFTRIHSTPLPLTNLVWMVVVEDSSGYRVSQVNIVKKQIVSHTLLLKGKENSITTCSLERIKEFTKNYFTIDYSDQGYFYVNDLRFSSLESSYPAAYVLRFRIDEKNCRVGRTHPKRGINPTNISKLVRKIF, encoded by the coding sequence ATGGATTCGTTAACACACGCACTAACCGGTGCCATTATTGGCCATGCTTTAGGTAACGGTAAGTTGGGAACTAAAGCAATGGTGATTGGTGCTATTGCCGCAAACATCCCCGATTTTGATGCTGCTTTTACCCCTTTCTTTGATCCCGTGGAGGCTATGTACATCCATAGAGGTTTTAGCCATTCGCTTCTGCTAATGTTTATAGGTTCAGCTTTTCTGGGATATCTTTTAAATAGGTACTACAAAAGCCGACATCCATTTGGTTTTTGGTGGCTTCTGGTATTGATACCATGGCTTTCGCATCTACTTATGGATATTTTTAACACATACGGAACCGGTATCCTTGAACCCTTTAGTAGTGTAAGAATATCGTTCGATGCCATGGCAATAATTGATATAAATTTGCTGGTTATACTTGTGCTAACCCTTGCTGCACTCCTTTTCTTAAGGGAAAAATCTCGCTTTCAAAAAAGGTTTATAGCACTTTTGTGGCTATCAGTGGTTTTGCTTTACTTTTTGTTGAATGTTTACATTAAATTATCGCTTGAGAGGGAAGTTAGGGATAGGTTAACAACAGCTGGAATTGATTTTACCCGGATTCATTCAACACCATTACCGCTTACAAACCTAGTTTGGATGGTTGTGGTTGAGGATTCGTCGGGTTACCGGGTGTCGCAGGTAAATATCGTTAAGAAACAGATAGTGAGCCATACCCTATTATTAAAAGGTAAGGAAAATAGTATTACTACTTGTTCTTTAGAACGAATAAAGGAGTTTACAAAAAACTACTTTACCATTGATTACTCCGATCAAGGTTACTTTTATGTAAACGATTTACGATTTTCAAGCCTGGAAAGTAGCTATCCTGCAGCCTATGTATTACGTTTTAGGATTGACGAGAAAAATTGTAGGGTAGGGCGCACCCATCCCAAAAGAGGGATAAATCCAACGAATATTAGCAAGCTAGTGCGGAAGATTTTTTAA
- a CDS encoding VanZ family protein — MRLRRFTILFLTLALWVTAILVIPTLLPINFPKFKCLGITIHTDYLVHVVLFVLLVISLKIVGIKTSSIGVLILLLVASALAEVWQLYIPHRTFNTYDLISNIIGVIIGYGVGGRVKIKDKG; from the coding sequence ATGCGTTTGCGTCGTTTTACTATACTTTTTCTTACATTAGCCCTTTGGGTAACGGCAATACTGGTTATTCCCACTCTGCTGCCTATCAACTTTCCCAAATTTAAGTGCCTTGGGATTACTATTCATACCGACTATCTGGTTCACGTTGTGCTATTTGTTCTACTTGTAATTTCACTAAAAATAGTGGGAATTAAAACCTCTAGTATTGGCGTTCTTATTTTACTATTAGTGGCATCAGCGCTGGCTGAAGTTTGGCAACTATATATCCCCCATAGAACATTTAATACCTACGATTTAATATCGAACATAATTGGAGTAATAATTGGTTATGGGGTTGGGGGAAGGGTGAAGATAAAGGATAAAGGATAA